Proteins encoded by one window of Musa acuminata AAA Group cultivar baxijiao chromosome BXJ2-9, Cavendish_Baxijiao_AAA, whole genome shotgun sequence:
- the LOC103997966 gene encoding homeobox-leucine zipper protein HOX4 yields the protein MKRRIADWGCLMPICPSEENSESMVEDDEAAVQGEKKRRLSAAQLRALERSFEVENKLEPERKLRLAQQLGLQPRQVAVWFQNRRARCKTKQLERDYAALEANYDALRLDYDSLRRDKESLLTQIGELKAKLSSGEQRLSFSSVKKEPVISEAEAKAAPPSSSEKDPAALFYKDGSSESDSSAVLNDENIPRRGKPSSMDAVRPLPTAAETISAPLFLDPDHLSGAIKEEGFLHHQHHHMLMMEEEEPFISFFSDDQPPILNWCSDDWN from the exons ATGAAGAGGCGCATCGCAGACTGGGGGTGTCTCATGCCGATCTGCCCATCTG AGGAGAACAGCGAGTCCATGGTGGAAGATGATGAGGCGGCGGTACAAGGAGAGAAGAAGCGGCGGCTGAGCGCGGCGCAGCTGAGAGCTCTGGAGAGGAGCTTCGAGGTGGAGAACAAGCTGGAACCGGAGCGGAAGCTGAGGCTGGCACAACAGCTGGGCCTCCAGCCGCGGCAGGTGGCCGTCTGGTTCCAGAACCGCCGGGCCCGGTGCAAGACCAAGCAGCTGGAGCGCGACTACGCCGCCCTCGAGGCCAACTACGACGCGCTCCGCCTCGACTACGATTCGCTCCGCCGCGACAAGGAGTCTCTTCTCACCCAG ATCGGAGAGCTCAAGGCCAAGTTGTCGTCGGGGGAGCAGCGCCTCAGCTTCTCCTCCGTGAAGAAAGAGCCGGTGATCTCCGAAGCCGAGGCCAAGGCCGCGCCGCCCTCGTCGTCAGAAAAGGATCCCGCGGCTCTGTTCTACAAGGACGGATCGTCCGAAAGCGACTCCAGCGCCGTCCTCAACGACGAAAACATCCCTCGACGGGGGAAGCCCTCGTCGATGGACGCGGTGCGGCCGCTGCCTACGGCTGCTGAGACAATTTCCGCGCCACTTTTTCTTGATCCGGATCATCTCTCTGGCGCCATCAAGGAGGAAGGATTCCTGCACCATCAACATCACCACATGTTgatgatggaggaggaggaaCCGTTCATCAGCTTCTTCTCCGACGACCAGCCGCCCATTCTCAACTGGTGCTCCGACGACTGGAATTAG